A region of Sulfurimonas sp. DNA encodes the following proteins:
- a CDS encoding transposase: MSRKRTTYTAEFKTKLVLEVLKEDKTLNEIASVNNITPKNLQNWKKIFLENAEVAMEPAINRI; this comes from the coding sequence ATGAGTCGAAAAAGAACAACATATACAGCAGAATTCAAGACAAAGTTAGTTTTAGAAGTTTTAAAAGAAGATAAGACACTAAATGAAATAGCAAGTGTAAATAATATCACACCAAAAAACTTACAAAATTGGAAGAAGATATTCTTGGAAAATGCAGAAGTTGCGATGGAACCTGCTATAAATCGCATTTAA
- a CDS encoding type II toxin-antitoxin system RelE/ParE family toxin, whose amino-acid sequence MKIIRTEEYQKELLVVLKHIAKDKIAASRKFKQDLNIQINEIPNFPYKYRLSYYFDDENIRDMTFKTYTINYEIDLNKNTIFIFSIFNQNKPS is encoded by the coding sequence ATGAAAATAATAAGAACGGAAGAGTATCAAAAAGAACTACTAGTAGTTTTAAAACATATTGCTAAAGACAAAATAGCTGCAAGTAGAAAATTCAAGCAAGACTTGAATATCCAAATCAATGAAATTCCAAACTTTCCATATAAATATAGACTATCATATTATTTTGATGATGAAAATATCAGAGATATGACATTTAAAACATATACAATAAACTATGAGATAGATTTAAATAAAAACACAATATTTATTTTTAGTATATTTAACCAAAATAAACCGTCATAG
- a CDS encoding IS3 family transposase has protein sequence MSRKQGQTYTAKQKTKIVLEMLKEDMTISQLATKYKITSQSLGKWKTQFLENASLAFDLGGATKAYRDEIEELKTENDGLAKALGKATVRAGFVEKKLKSLDLCNKKALIESKHKKLSISEQCEIFGISRSHYYYQPVPMSQKNIKLLHKIDEIATENSEYGYRFIYEQLKEDGYAIGRNRVLKYMAILGIQAIYPTKKKLTSIKNKEHKIYEYLLKKYWTRVGKKNTVYVPTPNEVWSGDITYIRINGGFMYLAAVIDWHSKAILSYKILSCPCGTNSMDATLATDVLEKALAKYPKPKIFNSDQGSQYTSNEHTQILKRYNIQISMNGKARSIHNIVIERFFRTLKHGNIYINDYQTIRNLKEGVKAYIYKYNFKRFHSSLDYRKPMNVYLEYLKNVG, from the coding sequence ATGAGTAGAAAACAAGGGCAAACTTATACGGCAAAACAGAAGACTAAAATAGTCTTAGAAATGTTAAAAGAAGATATGACAATAAGTCAGTTAGCAACTAAGTATAAAATCACTTCTCAATCATTAGGAAAATGGAAGACTCAATTTTTAGAAAATGCATCTTTAGCATTTGACTTGGGTGGAGCGACGAAAGCTTATAGAGATGAAATAGAAGAGTTAAAAACTGAGAATGATGGCTTAGCTAAGGCACTAGGAAAAGCAACTGTAAGAGCAGGTTTCGTTGAAAAAAAGCTAAAGAGCTTGGACTTATGTAATAAAAAAGCTTTGATCGAGTCCAAGCATAAAAAATTATCAATTTCAGAGCAATGTGAGATATTTGGTATTAGTAGAAGCCACTATTACTATCAACCAGTACCAATGAGTCAAAAAAACATCAAACTACTTCATAAAATTGATGAGATAGCTACAGAGAACTCAGAGTATGGTTATAGGTTTATCTACGAGCAACTCAAAGAAGATGGCTATGCCATTGGCAGAAATAGAGTCTTGAAATATATGGCAATACTTGGCATACAAGCAATATACCCAACTAAAAAGAAACTAACAAGTATTAAAAATAAAGAACATAAAATATATGAGTACCTCCTCAAGAAGTATTGGACTAGAGTTGGTAAGAAAAATACTGTCTATGTGCCTACTCCAAACGAAGTATGGAGTGGTGACATTACCTATATTCGTATTAACGGAGGTTTTATGTATCTGGCAGCAGTTATAGACTGGCATTCTAAAGCTATACTCTCCTATAAAATATTATCATGCCCTTGTGGTACTAATTCTATGGATGCAACACTTGCAACCGATGTGCTAGAAAAGGCACTTGCAAAGTATCCTAAGCCTAAGATATTTAATAGTGATCAAGGAAGTCAATATACAAGCAATGAGCATACTCAGATACTTAAAAGATATAATATTCAAATATCAATGAATGGGAAAGCTAGAAGTATTCACAATATAGTAATTGAGAGATTTTTTAGAACCCTTAAACATGGTAATATTTACATAAATGATTATCAAACTATTAGAAATTTAAAAGAAGGAGTTAAAGCTTATATCTATAAATACAACTTTAAGAGATTTCACTCAAGTTTAGATTATAGAAAACCGATGAATGTTTATCTTGAATATCTAAAAAATGTAGGGTAA
- a CDS encoding AAA family ATPase codes for MTREDFKKFLDDKNLKPSRVAKSIGVSASMISQWQSNTYKGDNQSLEKKLESFKNNYDFKQSAKTSAFELKETTDLQGAFFVMEEAIVDNEMAILYGAAGTGKTTTIKEFAESRSDTRLLELVPGISTKKFLELICEKINISPEVGVDTNILNIAKELGRGDIAIIIDEAEHLTVRSLEAIRRVWDFTPFALILVGTPVLIKNLKGNSGELLQLYSRPSGKYEFKGLRANEFELFFGDFGKEVKKYTTHMRRAVSLYRKATRFALMNNEKLDVKHIKLASTMVFLD; via the coding sequence ATGACAAGAGAAGATTTTAAAAAGTTTTTAGATGATAAAAACTTAAAACCAAGCAGAGTAGCTAAAAGCATCGGTGTAAGTGCATCTATGATTTCACAATGGCAGTCAAACACTTATAAAGGCGATAATCAAAGTCTAGAAAAAAAGCTTGAGAGTTTTAAAAACAACTATGACTTTAAGCAAAGTGCTAAAACTTCAGCATTTGAGTTAAAAGAGACTACAGATTTACAAGGTGCTTTTTTTGTGATGGAAGAAGCGATAGTAGATAATGAGATGGCAATCCTTTATGGAGCGGCTGGAACAGGAAAAACTACAACTATAAAAGAGTTTGCAGAGAGTAGAAGTGATACAAGACTTCTTGAGCTAGTTCCTGGCATAAGCACTAAAAAATTTTTAGAACTTATTTGTGAAAAAATCAACATTTCGCCTGAGGTAGGCGTAGATACAAACATCTTAAACATAGCAAAAGAGCTAGGGAGAGGAGATATAGCAATCATCATAGATGAAGCTGAACATCTAACAGTTAGAAGTTTAGAAGCCATAAGAAGAGTTTGGGACTTTACACCCTTTGCACTTATCTTAGTTGGAACGCCTGTACTGATTAAAAATCTAAAAGGAAATAGTGGCGAACTCCTACAACTTTACTCAAGACCAAGTGGAAAGTATGAGTTTAAAGGTTTAAGAGCCAATGAATTTGAACTATTTTTCGGAGATTTTGGCAAAGAAGTAAAAAAATACACTACGCACATGAGACGAGCAGTAAGTCTTTACAGAAAAGCTACAAGATTTGCACTCATGAACAATGAAAAACTAGATGTGAAGCATATAAAACTAGCTTCCACTATGGTTTTTTTGGACTAG
- a CDS encoding type II toxin-antitoxin system Phd/YefM family antitoxin, whose product MQITNDIKPVTYLKSRAADVLKYINETHRPMIITQNGEAKAVIQDPKSYEDMKNALTIMKLLSFAEEDIRSGNLHTGEDVFSSVEELLSK is encoded by the coding sequence ATGCAAATTACAAATGATATAAAGCCTGTAACCTATCTAAAAAGTAGAGCAGCTGATGTTTTAAAATATATCAATGAAACTCATAGACCTATGATAATCACACAAAATGGTGAAGCTAAAGCTGTTATACAAGATCCAAAGAGTTATGAAGATATGAAAAATGCTCTTACTATAATGAAGCTTCTTTCATTTGCAGAAGAAGATATTAGAAGTGGAAATCTTCATACTGGGGAAGATGTTTTTAGCTCTGTTGAAGAACTCCTTAGCAAATGA
- a CDS encoding transposase family protein, translated as MNSKEVASLVGVSYKSGIVQRITKKALENSSCTMVIKGLTFGFELVHGKAYLYTEFKAKKKTQKHINKVAISSLDELDSFDITASKHSQEDKVLIIAFYKKYNYSLSAIIKSLYAKSFLAFDDKLIASQQRKISRWLSDFNKNGASSLEDKRGRDNAFRKIDEELLIKSIWGTGSQGVRNNYYGAYDMYCGMVQSQNGLMYDWSEKAKEKIISYNAYVNAYKKVVKSDPQLKGYLTGGIDALLQDYPVGIKDIAYPNQEWQVDATVFDFMCKIPDETKEDGYRVGRVHMTAVKDTFTKQAVANLVETIDSYSQVRVLYKAFQKMGIPENIYTDNGMDYVSNHYQKLLIDIGICQIRAVAGQGRQKGSIERYFGVVQGRWNKIPGYIGGDVSKRKKIEDQYASHLGVKTSKATRIETHKLLTLDELRLVVDNLLDMQYESYKAHQEFIASTNMMSDIYSKLGKYGTRTLNTEGIRYNNMTFQGSSLWEAHLNKGEVVTFYENIDNVNELYIYKQNQYIGVVKNKELGAECMNQEDHKKVTKIYKQTNIKPKLKILDEANEELEKQKVAFISAVSGHKPLYTTQSDMSPKTSKEANNPVTAPISLTSKQDSELIKFIRSVS; from the coding sequence ATGAATAGTAAAGAAGTAGCTAGTTTAGTTGGAGTGAGTTATAAATCTGGAATAGTACAAAGAATAACCAAAAAAGCCCTAGAAAACAGTTCATGCACCATGGTCATAAAAGGTCTTACTTTTGGCTTTGAGTTGGTTCATGGTAAGGCTTATTTATATACTGAGTTTAAAGCTAAGAAGAAAACTCAAAAACATATAAACAAAGTCGCTATCTCTTCTTTAGATGAGTTAGACTCGTTTGATATTACTGCCTCAAAACATTCCCAAGAAGATAAAGTTTTAATAATCGCATTTTACAAAAAATATAACTATAGTTTAAGTGCAATTATTAAAAGTTTATATGCTAAGTCATTCCTAGCATTTGATGACAAACTCATAGCTTCGCAACAACGAAAGATAAGCAGATGGTTATCCGATTTTAACAAAAACGGTGCCTCATCTCTTGAAGATAAAAGAGGTAGAGACAATGCCTTTAGAAAGATAGATGAGGAACTGCTGATTAAGTCTATTTGGGGAACGGGGAGTCAAGGTGTAAGAAACAACTACTACGGTGCTTATGATATGTACTGCGGTATGGTTCAGTCTCAAAATGGTCTTATGTATGATTGGAGCGAAAAAGCAAAAGAGAAAATCATCTCTTACAATGCTTATGTAAATGCTTATAAAAAAGTAGTAAAAAGTGACCCTCAGTTAAAGGGCTATTTAACAGGCGGTATAGATGCCTTGCTGCAAGATTACCCAGTAGGTATAAAAGATATAGCATATCCAAATCAAGAGTGGCAAGTAGATGCTACTGTATTTGACTTCATGTGTAAAATCCCTGATGAGACAAAAGAAGATGGTTATAGAGTTGGTCGTGTTCACATGACAGCTGTTAAAGATACTTTCACAAAACAAGCAGTAGCGAACTTAGTAGAAACTATAGACTCTTACTCACAAGTAAGAGTACTTTATAAAGCATTCCAAAAGATGGGAATTCCTGAAAATATTTATACAGATAATGGTATGGACTATGTATCAAACCATTATCAAAAACTACTCATTGACATAGGTATATGTCAGATTAGAGCAGTAGCTGGTCAAGGTCGCCAAAAAGGCTCAATAGAAAGATACTTCGGTGTAGTTCAAGGAAGATGGAACAAGATACCGGGCTATATCGGTGGTGATGTATCTAAAAGAAAAAAGATAGAAGACCAGTATGCTTCACACCTAGGAGTAAAAACTTCTAAAGCTACAAGAATAGAGACTCATAAACTACTTACACTTGATGAACTTAGACTAGTTGTTGATAACCTACTTGATATGCAGTATGAAAGCTATAAAGCACATCAAGAGTTCATTGCATCTACAAATATGATGAGTGACATTTACTCCAAACTAGGTAAATATGGCACGAGAACATTAAATACAGAGGGTATCAGATACAACAACATGACATTCCAGGGTAGTTCACTTTGGGAAGCTCATCTCAACAAAGGCGAAGTAGTTACATTTTATGAAAATATCGATAATGTAAATGAACTCTACATCTACAAACAAAATCAATACATAGGAGTGGTTAAAAACAAAGAGTTAGGTGCAGAGTGCATGAATCAAGAAGACCATAAAAAAGTTACAAAAATCTACAAGCAAACAAACATCAAACCAAAACTTAAAATACTAGACGAAGCAAATGAAGAACTTGAAAAACAAAAAGTTGCGTTTATAAGTGCTGTTTCGGGGCATAAGCCTCTTTACACTACACAAAGTGACATGTCTCCTAAAACATCTAAAGAGGCAAATAACCCTGTGACAGCACCTATAAGCTTAACTTCAAAACAAGATAGTGAGCTGATTAAATTTATTAGGAGCGTGTCATGA
- a CDS encoding type II toxin-antitoxin system RelE/ParE family toxin — MSKTYKVKWTSNAKEDLLNIVDYVKNDSLNAARKVYEQIKEKAQSSNSLPLRGRVVPELQKEGITIYRELIEQPWRIMYKIENDTVYIMAIFDSRQNVEELLLQKLLRGHMLTK, encoded by the coding sequence ATGAGTAAAACTTATAAAGTTAAATGGACTTCAAATGCAAAAGAAGACCTTTTAAATATTGTAGATTATGTCAAAAATGATAGTTTAAATGCTGCAAGAAAAGTTTATGAACAAATAAAAGAAAAAGCACAATCTAGTAACTCTCTTCCTTTAAGAGGTAGAGTAGTTCCTGAACTTCAAAAAGAAGGTATAACTATTTATAGAGAACTGATTGAACAACCTTGGAGAATTATGTATAAAATTGAAAATGACACTGTTTATATTATGGCTATTTTTGATTCAAGACAAAATGTAGAAGAGCTGTTATTACAAAAACTGTTAAGAGGACATATGCTAACAAAATAG
- a CDS encoding transposase: MFIYDKNKDAYVCPNNKLISRTSSLNQSYARTMYLYRSSQTDCNACPIKDKCLGEKTKNKQTQRWEHQELLDNYNANMQTDESKAIIKKRLAQQASVQ, encoded by the coding sequence ATGTTTATCTACGATAAGAACAAAGACGCTTATGTATGCCCTAACAATAAACTAATATCAAGAACATCATCATTGAATCAATCATATGCTAGAACTATGTACTTGTATAGAAGCTCTCAAACCGACTGTAATGCCTGCCCAATCAAAGATAAATGTTTAGGTGAAAAGACTAAGAATAAACAGACTCAAAGATGGGAACATCAAGAGCTACTTGACAACTATAATGCGAATATGCAAACAGATGAATCAAAAGCTATCATCAAAAAAAGACTAGCTCAACAAGCGTCAGTGCAATAA